A single window of Rhipicephalus microplus isolate Deutch F79 chromosome 5, USDA_Rmic, whole genome shotgun sequence DNA harbors:
- the LOC142817924 gene encoding uncharacterized protein LOC142817924: MSEDCESVDRVESLEALSSKDDEDDAPEPIVLRPDDEQEHSAYTKGIIAVVGSQAKPHICYRYPVTPVYIRLPKSIKELGDIYMQMVMPVDFKRVHWEFTHSSDRHHVWNSTEITSVGHHKVRVTFQDLVDGKEDKYEWHNSDIGSVAPVFKPHSEHFMQLHYDDKEKQLVTYVNGREYNRHDMDEGGIANEFTLYGSVFIPELVIPCEFKQLPLTVNLNGAVAYNDTYTIRFHVKPPGKKLSLNFGEISFDIDLEEHKEQLHRATHEELQVSSHSSCAFLSLNRKMVANSMRRLVTPVMIIDGDIEITNLHIGKG; the protein is encoded by the exons ATGAGCGAAGATTGCGAGTCTGTCGACCGCGTGGAGAGTTTGGAGGCGCTGAGCTCCAAAGACGATGAAGACGACGCGCCAGAACCCATAGTTTTGAGGCCGGACGATGAGCAGGAACACTCCGCCTACACCAAGGGCATCATAGCGGTCGTGGGTTCACAGGCGAAGCCGCACATATGCTACCGCTATCCG GTCACGCCGGTCTACATCAGGCTCCCCAAGTCAATCAAGGAGCTTGGGGACATCTACATGCAGATGGTGATGCCCGTCGACTTTAAGAG GGTGCACTGGGAGTTCACGCACTCGTCGGACAGGCACCACGTGTGGAACTCGACGGAGATCACAAGCGTCGGCCACCACAAGGTGCGCGTCACCTTCCAGGACCTGGTGGACGGGAAGGAGGATAAGTACGAGTGGCACAACTCGGACATCGGCTCGGTGGCGCCTGTCTTCAAACCGCACAGCGAGCACTTCATGCAGCTGCACTACGACGACAAGGAAAAGCAGCTTGTG ACCTACGTCAACGGTCGCGAGTACAATAGGCACGACATGGATGAAGGAGGCATCGCCAACGAGTTCACCCTATATGGCAGTGTATTCATTCCGGAACTGGTTATACCGTGTGAATTTAAG CAACTGCCGCTCACGGTTAACCTAAACGGGGCGGTGGCGTACAACGACACCTACACCATACGATTCCACGTGAAACCACCTGGCAAGAA GCTGTCGCTTAACTTCGGCGAGATATCGTTCGACATCGACCTGGAGGAACACAAGGAGCAgcttcaccgcgccacgcacgaGGAACTGCAGGTGTCGTCGCACTCCAGCTGCGCCTTCCTCAGCCTGAACCGCAAGATGGTGGCCAACTCGATGCGCCGCCTCGTCACCCCCGTCATGATCATCGACGGCGACATCGAGATCACCAACCTCCACATC GGCAAGGGCTAA